The following coding sequences are from one Mytilus trossulus isolate FHL-02 chromosome 8, PNRI_Mtr1.1.1.hap1, whole genome shotgun sequence window:
- the LOC134728124 gene encoding beta-1,3-galactosyltransferase brn-like: protein MFLCKHVITGIRNIRILKIFYSLFAIEILLLVAIYALYGQHTALLANSINSQEEADSSKEKSFKHNVPFRQNFKYPLEIDMLQLSRDIYSNNTRESVKIINPHPFSYTILPKHKCNFKVRGNWTIIIIVKSDIRNEERRQVIRNTWGNTGNSSDVSVVFMLGVGNVTLSTEETKYEDIIQENFIDDYRNNTLKTIMGFNWAVQHCQTANYLFFVDDDYFVNVANLMILPNRCKNKHYVYLGSITSNAIPYRDKDSKWFISWEDYPYDKWPPYIMGGAYLVSMKTARLFQIIFPYVKPIHMDDVFLGIVSHKLNIRPIGVPSFYSGRKKGHRITGIIVASHGYENSVDVYHSWKQLPNKYGFKNFINVTKTVLKPHD, encoded by the coding sequence ATGTTCCTTTGCAAGCACGTGATTACAGGAATACGAAATATACGcatactaaaaatattttattccttGTTTGCAATTGAAATTTTACTCCTGGTTGCAATCTATGCTCTTTATGGACAACATACAGCGTTGCTAGCAAATTCCATTAATTCACAAGAGGAGGCAGATAGTTCAAAGGAGAAATCTTTTAAACATAACGTACCTTTCAGACAGAATTTCAAATACCCATTGGAAATAGACATGCTCCAATTATCACGAGATATCTATTCAAACAACACGCGGGAAAGCGTTAAGATAATAAATCCACATCCGTTTAGCTACACAATATTACCAAAACATAAATGCAATTTCAAAGTTCGGGGTAACTGGACAATAATTATAATAGTCAAATCCGATATCCGGAATGAAGAAAGGAGGCAAGTTATACGAAATACTTGGGGAAATACAGGTAACTCGTCAGATGTATCAGTAGTATTTATGCTAGGTGTTGGAAATGTGACTTTGTCAACCGAAGAGACAAAATACGAGGATATTATacaagaaaattttattgacGATTATAGAAACAATACCCTTAAGACAATAATGGGGTTCAATTGGGCGGTACAACATTGCCAAACAGCtaactatttgttttttgttgacgACGACTATTTCGTTAACGTTGCTAATTTAATGATATTACCAAACCGATGTAAAAATAAGCATTATGTTTATTTAGGATCCATAACGTCAAATGCAATACCCTACCGAGACAAAGATTCAAAGTGGTTTATTTCATGGGAGGATTATCCGTATGACAAATGGCCGCCATATATAATGGGAGGAGCTTATTTAGTGTCAATGAAAACAGCAAGActgtttcaaattatatttccaTATGTTAAACCAATACACATGGATGATGTATTTCTTGGTATAGTGTCTCATAAACTAAATATAAGGCCTATTGGTGTGCCATCATTTTATAGCGGAAGGAAGAAAGGACACAGAATCACAGGTATCATTGTTGCCAGTCATGGATATGAAAATTCAGTTGATGTATACCATTCATGGAAACAATTACCAAATAAGTATGGATTTAAAAACTTCATCAATGTaacaaaaacagttttaaaacccCATGACTAA